From one Bacteroides eggerthii genomic stretch:
- a CDS encoding FtsL-like putative cell division protein produces MNETDYKQEGQKGEKVKRRTSLKNIIGGDILATDFFRRQTRLLVLIMVLILFYIHNRYACQQQMIEIDKLKKELIDIKYDALTRSSELMERSRQSRIEEYIATKESDLQTSTNPPYLIK; encoded by the coding sequence ATGAACGAAACAGATTATAAACAGGAAGGACAGAAAGGTGAAAAAGTGAAAAGACGCACCTCGCTAAAGAACATTATCGGCGGCGACATTCTGGCTACGGACTTCTTCCGCCGCCAGACCAGACTGCTTGTTCTCATCATGGTTCTTATTCTGTTCTACATCCACAACCGCTATGCCTGTCAGCAACAAATGATAGAGATAGACAAACTCAAGAAAGAACTGATAGATATTAAGTACGACGCCCTGACACGCAGCTCCGAATTAATGGAACGCAGCCGTCAATCGCGCATCGAGGAATATATCGCAACAAAAGAAAGCGATTTGCAGACTTCGACCAATCCGCCGTATTTAATCAAATGA
- the rsmH gene encoding 16S rRNA (cytosine(1402)-N(4))-methyltransferase RsmH: protein MKEETTYHIPVLLMPSVDGMNIRPDGTYVDMTFGGGGHSREILSRLGEGGRLLGFDQDEDAEQNIVNDPHFTFVRSNFRYLHNFLRYHGIEQVDAILADLGVSSHHFDDSERGFSFRFDGMLDMRMNKRAGCTAADIVNTYEEERLADIFYLYGELKNSRKLASVIVKARATRQISTIGDFLDIIKPLFGREREKKELAKVFQALRIEVNREMEALKEMLYAATEALKPGGRLVVITYHSLEDRMVKNIMKTGNIEGKAEKDFFGNIQTPFRLVNNKVIVPDETEIERNPRSRSAKLRIAEKIEK, encoded by the coding sequence ATGAAAGAAGAAACGACATATCATATTCCGGTACTGCTGATGCCGAGTGTTGACGGCATGAATATACGCCCCGACGGAACGTATGTAGACATGACCTTCGGCGGAGGAGGCCATTCACGCGAGATACTGTCCCGGCTGGGTGAAGGCGGAAGGCTGCTGGGGTTCGACCAGGACGAAGATGCGGAACAGAACATTGTGAATGACCCGCACTTTACATTTGTACGCAGCAACTTCCGTTATCTGCATAACTTCCTGCGCTATCATGGCATTGAGCAAGTGGATGCCATACTCGCCGATCTTGGCGTGTCGTCGCACCATTTCGACGACAGCGAACGGGGATTTTCTTTCCGTTTCGACGGTATGCTCGATATGCGTATGAACAAACGCGCCGGATGCACCGCCGCCGATATTGTAAACACCTACGAGGAAGAACGCCTTGCCGATATCTTCTATTTGTACGGGGAACTAAAGAACAGCCGCAAGCTGGCATCCGTCATAGTCAAAGCGCGCGCCACCCGGCAGATCAGTACGATCGGAGATTTTCTGGACATCATCAAGCCCCTCTTCGGACGGGAAAGAGAAAAGAAAGAACTCGCAAAAGTGTTTCAGGCATTGCGCATTGAAGTCAACCGGGAAATGGAAGCGCTGAAAGAGATGCTATATGCCGCTACGGAAGCATTAAAGCCCGGCGGCCGACTGGTGGTAATCACCTACCATTCTTTGGAAGACCGCATGGTGAAAAACATTATGAAGACCGGGAACATAGAAGGTAAGGCCGAAAAAGACTTCTTCGGGAACATACAGACGCCTTTCCGCTTGGTCAACAACAAGGTTATCGTTCCTGACGAAACGGAAATAGAACGTAACCCACGCTCAAGAAGCGCCAAACTGAGGATTGCGGAGAAGATTGAGAAATAA
- the mraZ gene encoding division/cell wall cluster transcriptional repressor MraZ, which yields MIRFLGNIEAKTDAKGRVFIPAGFRKQLQAVSEERLVLRKDVFQDCLVLYPESVWFATQNQLRQRLNKWNAKHQQIFRQFVSDAEIMVPDGNGRILLPKRYLQMAGIQSDVRFIGVDNTIEIWAKEKAEQPFMNPEEFSEALQDILGESGMISD from the coding sequence ATGATACGTTTTTTAGGCAATATCGAAGCTAAGACCGATGCAAAGGGACGCGTATTTATCCCTGCCGGCTTCCGGAAGCAGTTGCAAGCTGTCTCCGAGGAAAGGCTCGTGTTGCGTAAAGATGTATTCCAAGACTGTCTGGTGCTCTATCCGGAAAGTGTCTGGTTCGCCACGCAGAACCAACTTCGGCAGCGGCTGAACAAATGGAATGCGAAACACCAACAAATCTTCCGACAGTTTGTGAGTGATGCTGAAATCATGGTTCCCGACGGGAACGGACGCATCCTGTTGCCCAAACGCTACCTGCAAATGGCAGGCATACAAAGCGACGTACGCTTCATCGGCGTGGACAACACGATTGAGATCTGGGCGAAAGAAAAGGCCGAACAGCCTTTCATGAACCCCGAAGAATTCAGCGAAGCCTTGCAAGACATCTTGGGAGAGAGTGGGATGATTAGTGATTAA
- a CDS encoding RNA polymerase sigma factor gives MNSITFKKDLVGVQNDLLRFAYKLTSDREEANDLLQETSLKALDNEDKYMPDTNFKGWIYTIMRNIFINNYRKVVRDQTFVDQTDNLYHLNLPRDNAFESTESAYDLKEMHRIVNSLPREYKVPFSMHVSGFKYREIAEKLGLPLGTVKSRIFFTRQKLQQELKDFV, from the coding sequence ATGAACAGTATTACATTTAAAAAAGACCTGGTTGGGGTTCAAAACGACTTATTACGCTTCGCATACAAGCTCACCTCCGACCGAGAAGAAGCAAACGACCTTCTTCAAGAAACATCGCTCAAAGCTTTGGATAATGAAGATAAATACATGCCCGATACTAATTTCAAAGGTTGGATATATACTATCATGCGCAACATCTTTATCAACAACTACCGTAAAGTGGTGCGCGACCAGACATTTGTAGACCAGACAGACAATCTTTATCATCTGAATCTTCCGCGCGACAACGCTTTTGAGAGTACGGAAAGCGCATACGACCTGAAAGAGATGCACCGCATTGTCAATTCATTGCCACGCGAATATAAAGTCCCGTTCTCCATGCACGTTTCCGGTTTCAAATACCGCGAGATAGCCGAAAAACTGGGACTTCCGTTAGGAACAGTAAAGAGCCGCATATTCTTCACCCGCCAAAAACTACAACAGGAATTGAAGGATTTTGTTTAA
- a CDS encoding 1-acyl-sn-glycerol-3-phosphate acyltransferase, translating into MADDSLFLIDIDRILREKAPKHVKYIPKFVVSYLKRIVHQDELNVFLKESKDKVGVEFLQACLEFLDAKLIVKGEENLPKDGLYTFVSNHPLGGQDGVALGYVLGTYYGGKVKYMVNDLLMNLHGLAPLCIPINKTGKQAKDFPKMVEAGFASDDQLIMFPAGLCSRRQNGVIRDLDWKKAFIVKSVEAHRDVVPIHFEGRNSNFFYNLANLCKVLGIKFNIAMLYLADEMLKNRHKTFTITIGKPIPWQTFDKTKTPAQWAQYVKDIVYKL; encoded by the coding sequence ATGGCTGACGACTCTTTATTTTTGATTGACATTGATCGGATTCTTCGGGAAAAAGCTCCGAAGCATGTAAAGTATATCCCTAAGTTTGTCGTGTCTTACTTGAAGCGCATCGTTCATCAGGATGAATTGAATGTTTTTCTGAAAGAGTCGAAAGATAAGGTAGGGGTGGAATTCTTGCAGGCTTGTCTGGAGTTTCTGGATGCCAAGCTAATAGTGAAAGGTGAGGAGAACCTGCCTAAAGACGGTCTTTACACATTTGTTTCCAATCATCCTTTGGGCGGTCAGGACGGAGTGGCATTGGGCTATGTGCTTGGAACCTACTACGGTGGAAAGGTGAAATACATGGTCAATGACCTGCTTATGAACCTGCATGGCCTGGCTCCCCTCTGTATCCCTATTAATAAGACCGGTAAGCAGGCCAAGGATTTTCCGAAAATGGTAGAGGCCGGGTTCGCGTCGGACGATCAGCTTATCATGTTTCCCGCCGGGCTTTGTTCGCGCCGCCAGAATGGCGTCATCCGCGATTTGGATTGGAAAAAGGCGTTTATAGTGAAGAGTGTGGAGGCGCATCGTGATGTGGTGCCTATCCATTTTGAAGGACGTAATTCCAATTTCTTTTACAACTTGGCAAACCTCTGTAAAGTGTTGGGCATCAAGTTTAATATTGCTATGCTTTATCTGGCGGATGAGATGTTGAAGAACCGCCATAAAACATTTACCATTACAATAGGCAAGCCCATTCCCTGGCAAACATTCGATAAGACGAAGACACCTGCCCAATGGGCCCAGTATGTAAAAGATATCGTGTATAAATTATAA
- a CDS encoding GNAT family N-acetyltransferase produces MEDIIAPISKELLKAELTEDKRLRMTNKSNNQIYIITAQDSPNTMKEIGRLREIAFRAAGGGTGMSMDIDEYDIMDNPYKQLIVWNPEAEEILGGYRYILGTDVRFDEHGAPILATAHMFNFSDKFLKEYLPTTIELGRSFVTLEYQSTRRDSKGLFALDNLWDGLGALTVVMPNVKYFFGKVTMYPSYIRKGRDMILYFLKKHFADKDSLITPMKPLQLEADEKELAALFCKDTFKEDYKILNGEVRKLGYNIPPLVNAYMSLSPTMRMFGTAINYGFGDVEETGILIAVDEILAEKRIRHIQSFIENEPDACNLTSGANKIFFPSR; encoded by the coding sequence ATGGAAGATATAATTGCACCGATCAGCAAAGAATTGCTGAAAGCGGAGTTGACGGAAGACAAACGCTTGCGCATGACGAACAAGAGTAATAATCAGATATACATTATTACTGCTCAGGATTCACCCAATACGATGAAAGAAATCGGGCGTCTGCGTGAAATTGCATTTCGGGCTGCCGGTGGCGGAACGGGCATGTCGATGGATATTGATGAATACGATATCATGGACAATCCCTATAAGCAGTTGATTGTCTGGAATCCGGAAGCAGAGGAGATATTAGGCGGTTACCGTTATATTCTCGGTACGGATGTACGTTTCGACGAGCATGGTGCACCGATTCTGGCTACTGCACACATGTTTAACTTCTCCGATAAGTTTCTGAAGGAATATCTTCCCACTACCATTGAGTTGGGGCGTTCGTTCGTAACGCTCGAATATCAGTCCACCCGCCGCGACAGCAAAGGCCTGTTTGCGCTGGATAATCTGTGGGACGGCTTGGGTGCGTTAACGGTGGTTATGCCCAATGTGAAATATTTCTTCGGAAAGGTCACCATGTATCCCAGCTATATACGCAAAGGGCGTGACATGATCCTTTATTTCCTGAAGAAGCATTTTGCGGACAAAGACAGCCTGATTACTCCGATGAAACCGCTGCAATTGGAAGCTGACGAGAAGGAACTGGCAGCTTTGTTCTGTAAGGATACATTTAAGGAAGATTACAAGATCCTTAATGGTGAGGTGCGTAAATTGGGGTATAACATCCCGCCATTGGTAAATGCATATATGAGCCTTAGCCCGACCATGCGTATGTTCGGTACGGCTATTAATTACGGTTTCGGTGATGTGGAAGAAACCGGTATTTTAATCGCCGTTGATGAGATTCTGGCAGAGAAGCGCATCCGGCATATACAGTCGTTTATAGAGAACGAGCCGGATGCATGTAATCTGACTTCCGGGGCGAATAAGATATTCTTTCCGAGCAGATAA
- a CDS encoding deoxyguanosinetriphosphate triphosphohydrolase, producing MDWNTLISAKRFGLEEFHKERHENRSEFQRDYDRLIFSAPFRRLQNKTQVFPLPGSIFVHNRLTHSLEVSCVGRSLGNDVAKAILERRPDLQSSYLPEIGSIVSAACLAHDLGNPPFGHSGERAISTFFSEGKGMALKEKQPNGEQLTPAQWEDLTHFEGNANAFRLLTHRFEGRRKGGFVLTYSTLASIVKYPFSSSLAGEKSKFGFFTTEENSFRRIAEELGMKKLNDSPLKYARHPLVYLVEAADDICYQMMDIEDAHKLKILTTQETQELLLSYFPDERKAHILDTFKIVSDTNEQIAYLRSSVIGLLIGECTQAFLNNEARILEGEFEGSLIKHISERPAAAYKHCAEVSFKKIYRSRDVLDIELAGFRIISTLLELMIDAVCSPEKTYSQLLINRVSGQYNMKATALYERIQAVLDYISGMTDVFALDLYRKINGNSLPAV from the coding sequence ATGGACTGGAATACCCTCATATCTGCCAAGCGATTCGGCCTGGAAGAATTTCACAAAGAACGCCACGAGAACCGTTCCGAATTTCAGCGGGATTACGACCGCCTTATCTTCTCCGCCCCTTTCCGGAGATTGCAGAACAAAACGCAAGTGTTCCCCCTGCCCGGAAGCATATTTGTCCACAACCGGCTGACACATAGTCTGGAGGTATCCTGTGTGGGCCGTTCGTTGGGCAATGATGTAGCCAAAGCCATCCTTGAGCGCCGTCCCGACCTGCAAAGCTCCTACCTGCCGGAAATCGGCTCTATCGTTTCCGCCGCCTGCCTCGCCCATGACCTGGGAAATCCACCCTTCGGCCACTCCGGCGAACGCGCCATCTCCACCTTCTTTTCGGAAGGAAAGGGCATGGCATTGAAAGAAAAACAGCCCAACGGAGAACAGCTGACCCCGGCGCAATGGGAAGACCTGACACACTTTGAAGGAAATGCAAATGCCTTCCGCCTGCTTACCCACCGGTTTGAAGGACGTCGCAAAGGCGGCTTCGTCCTGACCTATTCCACACTTGCCAGTATCGTAAAATATCCCTTTTCATCGAGTTTGGCCGGAGAAAAGTCCAAGTTCGGATTCTTCACAACCGAAGAAAACAGCTTCCGGCGGATAGCCGAAGAACTGGGCATGAAGAAGCTGAACGACTCTCCGCTGAAGTATGCCCGCCACCCGCTCGTTTATCTGGTGGAGGCGGCAGATGATATCTGCTACCAGATGATGGACATTGAAGATGCGCATAAACTGAAAATCCTAACTACGCAGGAAACACAGGAACTGCTATTGTCCTACTTCCCCGACGAACGCAAGGCACACATACTCGACACTTTCAAGATTGTAAGCGACACCAACGAACAGATAGCCTATCTGCGCTCGTCTGTCATCGGACTGCTCATCGGCGAATGCACCCAAGCGTTCCTCAATAATGAAGCCCGGATTTTAGAAGGAGAATTTGAAGGCAGCCTCATCAAGCATATTTCGGAACGGCCTGCTGCTGCCTACAAGCACTGCGCCGAGGTCTCTTTCAAGAAAATCTACCGCTCACGCGACGTACTGGACATAGAACTTGCCGGTTTCCGCATCATCAGCACCCTGCTTGAGCTGATGATCGATGCAGTGTGCTCACCGGAAAAAACATATTCGCAGTTGCTCATCAACCGCGTATCCGGCCAATATAACATGAAAGCAACCGCGCTGTATGAAAGAATACAGGCGGTATTAGACTATATCTCAGGCATGACGGACGTCTTTGCGCTCGACCTCTACCGGAAAATCAACGGAAACAGTCTGCCGGCAGTATAA
- the dut gene encoding dUTP diphosphatase has translation MTVQIINKSKHPLPAYATELSAGMDIRANLSEPMVLEPLQRCLVPTGLYIALPAGFEAQIRPRSGLAIKKGISVLNSPGTIDADYRGEICIILVNLSSERFVIEDGERIAQMVIARHEQAVWQEVDVLDETERGSGGFGHTGV, from the coding sequence ATGACTGTCCAAATTATAAATAAGTCAAAACATCCGTTGCCTGCGTATGCCACCGAGCTGTCTGCCGGAATGGATATTCGTGCCAATCTTTCCGAGCCGATGGTGCTGGAACCGTTGCAGCGCTGCTTGGTTCCTACCGGCCTGTATATTGCTTTGCCCGCAGGGTTTGAGGCGCAAATCCGTCCCCGTAGCGGGTTGGCCATCAAGAAAGGAATTTCGGTGCTCAACTCTCCGGGTACCATCGACGCCGACTATCGCGGTGAGATTTGTATTATCCTCGTGAACCTTTCTTCGGAAAGATTTGTGATTGAGGATGGAGAGCGGATAGCCCAAATGGTAATAGCCCGTCATGAGCAAGCCGTATGGCAGGAAGTGGATGTGCTGGACGAAACGGAGCGCGGTTCCGGCGGCTTTGGGCATACGGGCGTGTAG
- a CDS encoding tetratricopeptide repeat protein, which yields MSIFKNKKTGLFLLVAGFLLVSCGTSRKQAKALSAKPVAELTPEQQRKYDYFFLEASRLKIQKDYDAAFDLLQHCLTINPNASSALYELAQYYLFLKQAPQGQAALEKAVENDPDNYWYSQGLANLYQQQDEKEKAVRLLEDMSVRFTDKLDPLYALLDIYNRQEQYDKVIATLNRIEGKMGKSEQLSMEKFRIYLQMKDNKNAFHEIESLVAEYPMDTRYQVVLGDVYMQNGKKDEAYGIYRKVLDAEPDNAMAMYSLASYYEATGQKELYQRQLDTLLLNKKVPSETKMNVMRQFVVQNEQDGRDSTRVISLFDRILEQEPDDAGIPMLYAQYLLSKGMNKEALPVLRRVLAIDPTNTAARMMLLGEAVKKENYGDVIELCEAGVETNPEMLEFYFYLAIAYNQAERTDDVIAVCRKALSHTTDESKKEVVSDFYSILGDAYHTKDLNTEAYAAYDSALVYNPSNIGALNNYAYYLSVERRNLDKAEEMSYKTVKAEPDNATYLDTYAWILFEKGNYAEARLYIDDAMKNDGGKSDVIVEHCGDIYYMTGDVDKALEYWKQALEIGSKSKTLKQKIRQKKYIGDK from the coding sequence ATGAGCATATTCAAGAACAAGAAAACAGGACTATTTTTATTGGTGGCAGGCTTCTTGCTTGTTTCCTGCGGGACGTCCCGTAAGCAGGCAAAGGCATTATCGGCAAAGCCTGTGGCCGAACTCACTCCGGAGCAGCAGCGCAAGTACGATTATTTTTTTCTGGAAGCATCCCGCCTGAAGATACAAAAAGATTATGACGCGGCTTTCGACTTGCTGCAGCACTGCCTGACAATCAATCCGAATGCTTCGTCGGCTCTGTATGAGCTGGCGCAATATTATCTGTTCCTGAAACAAGCGCCTCAGGGACAGGCGGCGTTGGAGAAGGCGGTGGAAAATGATCCGGATAATTACTGGTACAGTCAAGGGTTGGCGAACCTCTACCAGCAGCAGGATGAAAAGGAGAAGGCGGTGCGGTTGCTGGAAGATATGTCTGTACGTTTCACCGACAAACTGGATCCTCTATATGCCCTGTTGGATATTTACAATCGGCAGGAGCAATACGATAAGGTGATTGCCACGCTGAACCGGATTGAAGGGAAGATGGGCAAAAGTGAGCAGTTGAGTATGGAGAAGTTCCGTATTTACCTGCAAATGAAAGACAATAAGAATGCTTTCCATGAGATAGAGAGCTTGGTTGCGGAGTATCCGATGGACACCCGCTATCAGGTTGTGCTGGGTGATGTCTATATGCAGAACGGGAAGAAAGACGAAGCATACGGCATATACCGTAAGGTATTGGATGCAGAGCCGGATAACGCAATGGCTATGTATTCGCTTGCCTCCTATTATGAAGCCACCGGGCAGAAAGAGCTCTATCAGCGGCAGTTGGACACATTGCTGCTCAACAAGAAAGTGCCTTCGGAAACGAAGATGAATGTAATGCGGCAGTTTGTGGTGCAGAATGAGCAGGACGGCAGGGACAGTACGCGGGTCATCAGCCTTTTCGACCGTATTCTGGAACAAGAGCCGGACGATGCCGGGATACCGATGTTGTATGCCCAGTACCTCCTTTCCAAGGGGATGAACAAGGAAGCGTTGCCCGTATTGCGCCGGGTGTTGGCAATCGACCCCACCAATACGGCTGCCCGTATGATGTTGTTGGGTGAGGCTGTCAAGAAAGAAAATTACGGTGACGTCATTGAGCTGTGCGAAGCAGGCGTTGAGACCAATCCTGAAATGCTGGAGTTTTATTTCTATTTGGCCATTGCCTATAATCAGGCCGAACGGACCGATGATGTGATTGCGGTCTGCCGGAAAGCGTTGTCGCACACCACAGACGAGAGCAAGAAAGAGGTTGTTTCGGACTTCTATTCCATTTTGGGCGATGCCTACCATACGAAAGATTTGAATACGGAAGCCTATGCCGCTTATGATTCGGCATTGGTGTACAACCCCTCCAATATCGGTGCGTTGAACAACTACGCTTATTACCTGTCCGTCGAGCGCCGCAATCTGGATAAAGCGGAGGAGATGAGCTATAAGACGGTGAAGGCCGAACCCGATAACGCCACTTATCTGGACACCTACGCTTGGATTCTGTTCGAGAAAGGCAATTATGCCGAAGCCCGCCTGTATATAGACGACGCCATGAAGAATGACGGCGGCAAGAGCGACGTAATTGTGGAACACTGTGGCGACATCTATTATATGACGGGTGATGTGGACAAAGCTTTGGAATACTGGAAGCAGGCATTGGAGATAGGCAGCAAGTCCAAAACCCTGAAGCAGAAGATTCGGCAAAAGAAGTATATCGGTGATAAGTAA
- a CDS encoding DUF4292 domain-containing protein: MKQVKSNSKILLFLLFFLCCLTGCKTSRKAETSKLPESARYLSSKVRLTIPSKDAVFTVNGTMKLISGERMQLSFLMPIIRTEVARMEVTPEEILLVDRMGKRYVRATRKELKDVLPKKADFAHLEKILFDASKPKGKRELTGKELGISSLEKGRVELSGFSYGPFSLTPTELSSKYTEVELSEILEMLMSL, from the coding sequence ATGAAACAAGTAAAATCCAATAGTAAGATACTGCTCTTTCTCCTTTTCTTCCTCTGTTGTCTGACGGGGTGTAAGACTTCCCGTAAGGCGGAGACGTCCAAATTGCCTGAGAGCGCCCGTTACCTGTCTTCTAAAGTACGGTTGACGATTCCTTCCAAAGACGCTGTTTTCACCGTAAACGGCACGATGAAGCTGATAAGCGGCGAGCGGATGCAGCTCTCGTTCTTGATGCCTATCATACGTACGGAAGTGGCGCGCATGGAGGTGACGCCCGAAGAGATATTGCTGGTGGACCGTATGGGCAAACGCTATGTGCGGGCTACCCGTAAGGAACTGAAGGATGTATTGCCGAAGAAGGCGGATTTTGCCCATTTGGAGAAGATCCTGTTCGATGCTTCCAAGCCCAAAGGAAAGAGGGAGCTGACAGGGAAGGAGTTGGGTATTTCTTCTTTGGAGAAAGGCAGGGTGGAGTTGTCCGGCTTTTCCTACGGTCCGTTTTCCCTGACGCCCACTGAGTTGTCTTCGAAATATACGGAAGTCGAGTTAAGTGAAATATTAGAAATGCTGATGAGCTTATGA
- a CDS encoding murein hydrolase activator EnvC family protein, protein MRRLLCIFISCFCLVFPLLAQSNRLIKELESKRGALQKQITESETLLKTTKKTVSSQLNGLAALTGQIEERKRYILTINKDVEAIDRELSSLERQLGQLQRDLKDKKRKYDSSVQYLYKNRSIEEKLMFIFSAQSLAQTYRRLRYVREYATYQRLQGEEILKKQEQVNKKKAELRQVRAAKADLLKERESEKMKLEKQEKEKRTLVTSLQKKQRGLQNEIAKKRREANQLNARIDRLIAEEIEKARKRAAEEARREAAARKKDGAKTDKSATASGASKTKAAPLETYTMSKADRELSGDFANNRGKLPMPISGAYIITSHYGQYAVEGLRNVKLDNKGIDIQGRPGAQARAIFNGKVAAVFKLNGLFNILIRHGAYISVYCNLSSALVKQGDTVTTKQAIGQVFSDGADGGRTVLHFQLRREKEKLNPEPWLNR, encoded by the coding sequence ATGAGACGTTTGCTTTGTATTTTTATAAGTTGTTTCTGTCTGGTTTTTCCGCTTCTTGCACAGTCCAACAGGCTAATTAAGGAGCTGGAGAGCAAGCGCGGTGCTTTGCAAAAGCAGATTACCGAGTCGGAGACACTTCTGAAAACTACAAAGAAGACCGTAAGCAGCCAGTTGAATGGGCTTGCCGCCCTGACGGGGCAGATAGAAGAGCGTAAGCGCTACATCCTCACCATCAATAAGGATGTGGAGGCGATAGACCGCGAACTGTCATCGCTGGAGCGTCAGTTGGGGCAGTTGCAGCGTGATTTGAAGGACAAGAAAAGGAAATACGACTCTTCTGTCCAATACCTTTATAAGAACCGCTCCATTGAGGAGAAGCTGATGTTTATTTTCTCTGCCCAAAGTCTGGCGCAGACTTATCGCCGCTTGCGCTATGTGCGCGAGTATGCCACCTATCAGCGTTTGCAGGGTGAGGAGATACTGAAAAAGCAGGAACAGGTGAATAAGAAGAAAGCGGAACTCAGGCAGGTACGCGCTGCAAAAGCCGATCTGCTGAAGGAGCGTGAATCCGAGAAGATGAAGCTGGAAAAGCAGGAGAAGGAGAAACGTACGCTTGTCACCAGCTTGCAGAAGAAGCAGCGCGGTTTGCAAAACGAGATTGCCAAAAAACGCCGCGAAGCCAATCAGCTCAATGCGCGCATCGACCGCCTCATTGCCGAAGAGATAGAGAAAGCCCGCAAACGTGCGGCGGAGGAGGCCCGTCGCGAAGCTGCCGCACGCAAGAAGGACGGTGCGAAGACGGACAAGTCGGCTACGGCTTCCGGTGCATCCAAAACAAAGGCTGCTCCTTTGGAGACTTATACCATGAGCAAGGCCGACCGCGAGTTGTCCGGCGATTTTGCCAATAACCGCGGTAAGCTGCCTATGCCCATCAGCGGGGCTTACATCATAACCAGCCATTACGGGCAGTATGCGGTGGAAGGGTTGCGCAACGTCAAGCTGGACAATAAAGGCATCGACATTCAAGGAAGGCCGGGAGCACAGGCCCGCGCCATTTTCAACGGTAAGGTGGCGGCCGTATTCAAGCTGAACGGGTTGTTCAATATCCTTATCCGCCATGGGGCATATATTTCCGTCTATTGCAACCTCTCTTCCGCTTTGGTGAAGCAGGGCGACACAGTCACCACCAAGCAGGCCATCGGGCAGGTATTCTCCGACGGAGCCGACGGCGGACGCACTGTACTCCACTTCCAGTTGCGCCGGGAAAAGGAGAAACTGAATCCCGAACCCTGGCTGAACAGATAA
- a CDS encoding tyrosine-type recombinase/integrase — protein sequence MRQKSLTDFMNEVIKDLCEQGRFATAHVYKYALRSFTEFVGGGSIYFGAFSKRSLRRFQTYMEERQLSYNTISTYLRSLRAVYNSAVDADLVRGEFRLFAGLKTGVASERKLAVTALQMQKLLKQPLSAGALKASAVRLSGASGSDDFLARMQKARDCFSLMLFLQGMPYVDLTHLRKCDLNGNLLTCRRRKTGTELCIRVTPEAMALIERYGNHDEHSPYLLNLLGSNPDGEEDFHQYRSNLRGLNYYLSFLPSLCGLHGLKISSYTPRHTWATLAKYCQVPEEIISEGLGHSSLEVTRSYLKSFEGDELAKANRIIIDYIWSGNKTLWNKQ from the coding sequence ATGAGACAGAAAAGTTTGACCGACTTCATGAACGAAGTCATTAAAGATTTGTGCGAGCAGGGCCGTTTTGCTACGGCCCATGTCTACAAGTACGCTTTGCGCTCCTTTACGGAGTTTGTGGGCGGAGGTTCCATTTATTTCGGCGCGTTCAGCAAGCGCTCGTTGCGCCGCTTCCAGACCTATATGGAGGAGCGGCAGCTCAGTTACAACACCATTTCCACCTACCTCCGCTCGTTGCGTGCGGTCTACAACAGTGCGGTGGATGCCGACTTGGTGAGGGGAGAGTTCCGCCTGTTTGCCGGACTGAAAACCGGGGTGGCTTCGGAACGTAAGCTGGCGGTTACGGCGTTGCAGATGCAGAAGCTGCTCAAGCAGCCTTTGTCTGCCGGAGCGCTCAAGGCTTCCGCTGTCCGCCTGTCCGGTGCGTCCGGTTCGGATGATTTTCTGGCACGCATGCAGAAGGCCCGCGACTGCTTCTCGCTGATGCTTTTCTTGCAGGGGATGCCCTACGTGGACCTTACACACCTCCGCAAGTGCGACCTTAACGGCAACCTGCTCACCTGCCGCCGGCGTAAGACGGGTACGGAACTTTGTATTCGTGTCACTCCCGAAGCTATGGCTCTGATAGAACGGTATGGCAACCACGACGAACATTCTCCCTACCTGCTCAACCTGCTTGGCAGCAACCCTGACGGAGAGGAGGATTTCCACCAATACCGGAGCAACCTGCGTGGGCTGAACTATTACCTTTCTTTTCTTCCCTCGCTCTGCGGATTGCATGGCTTGAAGATAAGCTCCTACACCCCGCGCCACACATGGGCCACGCTTGCCAAGTATTGCCAAGTGCCCGAAGAGATTATTTCCGAAGGACTGGGACACTCCTCTCTGGAGGTCACCCGTTCCTATCTGAAAAGTTTTGAAGGGGATGAACTCGCTAAAGCCAACAGAATAATAATTGATTATATTTGGTCCGGGAATAAGACCCTGTGGAATAAGCAGTAA